One genomic region from Moritella sp. F3 encodes:
- the cls gene encoding cardiolipin synthase: MDKWDSFTNFITLLLVFLHAVIIILVSFRVITKRRSASISLAWLSVIYTLPFAGVVIYLIFGELYLGKKRVQRAEAMFDPFTQQINQCAAPYLVPYDENNRSLVTPLRELIHGRFKMPGVTGNQLMLLTRPHGILEQIIADINAASQVVYLEFYIWAVGGKADEVAVALINTAKRGVDCRVMLDSVGSSAFFKSHWPLQFKRAGIHLIEVLPVGPMRIFFHRQDLRMHRKLIAIDSHVGYTGSMNLVDPHVFKQDAGVGEWVDIMIRMQGPIIPITASLLEFDWEMETGESLVKNMLVKCKESPVFDEKSHVQMIPSGPYVDDDNIHQVLVSAIYSAQKSLILTTPYFVPDEALQAALKTASARGVKVQIILPAKNDSRMVDYACKGFFEELLACGVEIYQYQNGLLHTKSILVDNELCLVGTVNLDKRSFWLNFEVTLLIDQSPFIAELYQLQLSYIAHSHKVCLTQWQQRGRVQRFLESVFYLFNPLL; this comes from the coding sequence ATGGATAAATGGGATTCGTTTACTAATTTTATTACTTTATTGCTGGTTTTTCTGCATGCGGTGATCATTATATTAGTTTCATTTCGGGTTATCACTAAACGCCGTTCTGCCAGTATATCGTTAGCCTGGCTATCGGTGATTTATACGTTACCGTTTGCTGGGGTGGTGATTTATTTGATTTTTGGTGAGCTGTACCTCGGTAAAAAACGGGTACAACGCGCCGAAGCAATGTTTGATCCTTTTACGCAACAGATTAATCAATGTGCTGCGCCGTATTTAGTACCTTATGATGAGAATAACAGAAGTTTAGTCACGCCCTTGCGTGAGTTGATTCATGGGCGTTTTAAAATGCCTGGCGTCACAGGTAATCAACTGATGTTATTAACTCGTCCACACGGTATTCTCGAACAAATAATTGCTGATATTAATGCTGCGAGCCAAGTTGTCTACCTTGAATTTTATATATGGGCGGTGGGTGGAAAAGCGGATGAGGTGGCTGTCGCGCTGATTAATACTGCTAAACGGGGGGTTGATTGTCGTGTCATGCTTGATTCTGTGGGCAGTTCGGCATTCTTTAAAAGCCATTGGCCGCTGCAATTTAAGCGGGCGGGTATTCACCTTATTGAAGTCTTACCCGTTGGTCCTATGCGGATATTCTTTCATCGCCAAGATTTACGTATGCACCGTAAACTTATCGCTATTGATAGCCATGTTGGTTACACCGGTAGTATGAACCTAGTTGACCCACATGTGTTCAAGCAAGACGCTGGAGTGGGTGAATGGGTCGATATAATGATCCGCATGCAAGGCCCTATTATTCCTATTACAGCCTCACTACTCGAATTTGATTGGGAGATGGAAACGGGTGAAAGCTTAGTTAAAAATATGCTGGTAAAATGTAAGGAAAGCCCTGTATTTGATGAAAAAAGTCATGTGCAAATGATCCCATCTGGGCCTTATGTTGATGATGATAATATCCATCAAGTATTAGTTTCAGCAATTTATTCAGCGCAAAAATCATTAATTTTAACGACGCCTTATTTTGTTCCTGATGAAGCTTTGCAAGCGGCACTTAAAACTGCCAGTGCGCGCGGTGTTAAAGTACAAATCATTCTGCCAGCAAAGAATGACTCACGTATGGTCGATTATGCCTGCAAAGGTTTTTTTGAAGAACTGCTGGCTTGTGGTGTTGAAATATATCAATACCAAAATGGCCTACTGCATACCAAAAGTATTCTGGTCGATAATGAGCTATGTTTGGTGGGGACGGTTAATTTAGATAAACGCAGTTTTTGGCTCAACTTCGAAGTAACATTACTGATTGACCAATCACCTTTTATTGCCGAACTGTACCAACTACAGCTATCTTATATCGCTCATTCGCATAAAGTATGCCTAACGCAATGGCAACAACGAGGCCGAGTACAACGCTTTCTAGAAAGCGTATTTTATTTATTCAACCCGTTGTTGTAA
- a CDS encoding ketoacyl-ACP synthase III, whose amino-acid sequence MHYANITGWGKCLPPATLTNNDLSTFLDTNDEWIQSRTGMQERRISHVSTSELAYVAACQAIAAAGIDASELDGIFFATCTADCTLPSAASKVQAKLGATNAAVFDMNAACTGFVYGLSTANAFIQSGQMDKILVIGAERISYFLDWTERGTAVLFGDGAGAVILESSTEKQGILSNKIGCDGDAGHILSVPNFGTDRARFKNIDGLFDFNFEGKEIFKRAVTRMGEASAIALEKANMTPEDVDFIIPHQANLRIIDFLAKRMGASKEKVMVNVHKYGNTSSATVPIALCEALEEGRIKAGDNVLLAAFGGGLTWGATMIKWGERTTPIATSDVKLPEYNGTALDLIQDAIKGCQDAKLARELQVDA is encoded by the coding sequence ATGCACTATGCAAATATCACCGGTTGGGGTAAATGCTTACCGCCCGCGACGCTAACAAATAATGACCTAAGCACTTTTCTTGATACGAATGATGAATGGATTCAATCTCGTACCGGTATGCAGGAACGCAGAATTTCACATGTAAGTACATCAGAACTTGCTTACGTTGCAGCATGCCAAGCGATCGCTGCAGCAGGTATTGATGCATCTGAACTTGATGGTATTTTCTTTGCCACTTGTACCGCGGATTGCACACTACCGAGTGCAGCATCAAAAGTACAAGCTAAATTAGGCGCAACTAACGCGGCTGTATTTGATATGAATGCAGCGTGTACCGGCTTTGTATATGGCCTGAGTACGGCTAACGCCTTTATCCAAAGCGGCCAAATGGACAAGATATTAGTGATTGGTGCCGAGCGCATCAGCTATTTCCTTGACTGGACAGAGCGTGGTACAGCCGTATTATTCGGCGATGGCGCGGGCGCTGTGATCCTAGAATCAAGCACAGAAAAACAAGGTATTTTAAGTAACAAAATTGGTTGTGACGGTGATGCTGGACACATCCTGTCCGTGCCAAACTTTGGTACTGACAGAGCGCGTTTCAAAAATATCGATGGGCTATTTGATTTCAACTTCGAAGGTAAAGAGATCTTTAAACGTGCGGTAACCCGTATGGGTGAAGCGTCTGCGATTGCCTTAGAAAAAGCCAATATGACCCCAGAAGATGTTGATTTTATTATTCCTCATCAAGCTAACTTACGTATTATTGATTTCTTAGCTAAACGTATGGGTGCCAGCAAAGAAAAAGTAATGGTGAACGTGCATAAATATGGCAATACTTCGTCAGCAACAGTGCCAATTGCACTGTGTGAAGCACTAGAAGAAGGCCGTATTAAAGCAGGTGATAATGTATTATTAGCTGCATTTGGTGGGGGGTTAACTTGGGGCGCGACGATGATCAAGTGGGGCGAAAGAACGACGCCTATCGCGACATCTGACGTGAAATTACCTGAATACAATGGCACTGCATTAGATTTAATTCAAGATGCAATTAAAGGCTGCCAAGACGCTAAATTGGCACGCGAATTACAAGTTGATGCATAA
- a CDS encoding DUF3581 family protein — protein sequence MFLNEFYSQKDSSFRFTQQQASRFAKTVANDYNKIHDVDNKRFCVPGDLLFAVSLAKFGLSETMKIDFTGMVKNDTDLVFSPLLDNKTEILNPEQKSFMELELGGQSSHDENIISKIIKEYVQFSGKNFPDIMVPLMRSKDLMFNPARALIMYKSMQINMTRVRVNRIELKFDEAIIEVQGKRASVTFKFDFYEGDDKVGTGQKVMLLSGLIAYEESVMAGVIADYQSAKTKYLATAS from the coding sequence ATGTTTCTAAACGAATTCTATTCTCAAAAAGACAGCTCTTTTCGCTTTACTCAACAACAAGCTAGCCGCTTTGCTAAAACAGTAGCAAACGATTATAACAAGATCCATGATGTGGATAATAAACGTTTTTGTGTACCTGGCGACTTACTTTTTGCTGTGTCTTTGGCTAAATTCGGTTTATCTGAAACAATGAAAATTGATTTTACCGGCATGGTTAAAAACGACACTGACCTGGTATTCTCCCCGCTACTAGACAATAAAACTGAAATACTAAATCCAGAACAAAAATCTTTTATGGAATTAGAACTCGGTGGTCAATCATCGCATGATGAAAACATAATCAGTAAAATCATTAAAGAATACGTGCAGTTTTCAGGTAAAAATTTTCCTGACATCATGGTGCCGCTGATGCGCTCAAAAGACCTGATGTTTAATCCTGCTCGTGCTTTAATCATGTATAAATCAATGCAGATAAACATGACTCGCGTACGAGTTAATCGCATTGAGCTTAAATTTGATGAAGCTATTATTGAAGTACAAGGTAAACGTGCAAGCGTGACCTTTAAGTTCGATTTTTACGAAGGTGATGATAAAGTCGGTACTGGTCAAAAAGTAATGTTGTTAAGTGGCCTGATCGCTTACGAAGAATCAGTGATGGCGGGTGTTATTGCCGATTATCAATCAGCAAAAACGAAATACCTTGCGACAGCAAGTTAA
- a CDS encoding Lrp/AsnC family transcriptional regulator gives MKLDRTDKLILNLIQENGRISNLELADKIGLSASPCSRRVKHLEELGLIDKHVTLLDQAKLGLKLTAYIHISMDRHTPERFDNFEAEIAAIPDVMECCIITGSDADFQLKVIVPDMDHYQELLLGKLTRIKGVTGVRSSFMLRNVLSRTVLPLDHIK, from the coding sequence ATGAAACTTGATCGTACGGATAAATTAATCTTAAACTTAATTCAAGAAAATGGCCGGATCAGTAATTTAGAGTTAGCTGATAAAATTGGTCTGTCTGCGTCACCTTGCTCACGCCGCGTTAAGCATTTAGAAGAGTTAGGTTTAATTGATAAACATGTGACCTTGCTTGATCAAGCTAAACTCGGTTTAAAGTTGACGGCTTATATCCACATCAGTATGGATCGTCATACGCCAGAGCGATTTGATAATTTTGAAGCTGAGATTGCCGCTATTCCTGATGTGATGGAATGTTGTATTATCACCGGTAGTGATGCAGATTTTCAGTTAAAGGTGATCGTGCCGGATATGGATCATTACCAAGAATTATTGTTAGGGAAGTTGACGCGTATTAAAGGTGTAACAGGGGTGAGATCGAGCTTTATGTTACGGAATGTCTTAAGTCGAACTGTATTGCCGCTCGACCATATTAAATAA